Below is a window of Aerococcus viridans DNA.
TGCGTTGACACTTAAACATATCGCAGAGACATGCAACGTTTCTGATCATACAGTTCAACGGGTAATTAATGGTGCTGGTAAAGACCTTAAACCTAGCATCTTCGATGCGTTACCTGAGCATATTGCTTTCGATGAATTCAAAGGTGTAAAGCATGCCGAAGGAAATATGAGCTTTGTCTTTATAGATAATACGGATTCACGTATTGTAGATGTGCTAGGAGATCGCAGAAAATTCAAGCTACGTGATTACTTTTTTGCCTATCCGTTGAAAACTCGTCAGAAAGTTCAAACAGTTACAATGGACATGTACATGCCTTATATGGAAGTCGTTAGAGAGGTATTTCCCAATGCCAAAATTATTATTGATCGCTTCCACTTAGTTCAAGCGTTAAATCGAGAATTGAATAAGTTACGTATTGAAGTAATGAATGCCTTTAGAATTCCAGACCATAGATTGTACAACAAATATAAAAGATATTGGCGACTATTCTTAATGCCCCGAGAAAGCCTAAGCTCATGGGATTATCAATCATTCAAGTTATTCGATTGGCTTACGAATACCGGTGGTATTTTAGATTATTTACTGGACAAGAATCCATTATTAAAAGACACCTATAATCTTATCCATAACTTGCGTGAGTCGCTCCAAGAGAATGATTCTGAAGCATTTAAAGCTCAGTTAGCGCAGTCCAAGTTAGTTAATTTACCAAGCGGACTAAGACGAGTGTTGCGTACATTTATCAAACTTCAAAGATATATTGGGCATACTTTTAAATATAAACACTTAACGAATGGCCGAATAGAAGGTTTGAATAATAAAATTAAGGTCTTAAAACGGATAGCCTATGGATACCGAAACTTCCAAAATTTTAGAACTAGAATATTAATGACGAACAAGCTATATCTAAATGAAATACCGGTAGTACAAGCAGCCTAAGGGCTGCTCTGAAAGCATAGTATAAAGATGAAAATGAATAATGGAAAAGAGTATATAAAAAACCAGGCAATCTAATGATTACCTGGCAGATATTACTCATCAGTCCTATTTGACGAAGAGCCCAAATAAAAAAGAGACCTGCTTTTATACAGATCTCTCGTTTTAATTAATTGTTGTCATAGATTTCAGCGCGTTCGATTTCTTTTACTTGAAAAT
It encodes the following:
- a CDS encoding ISL3 family transposase, yielding MNKFINTTLQLKDENIIFEDKVEEMTVKNVKSLIYFGRLDVNPQYCPACGCAKQGNSIVKNGSKKSRITLTKISGLPAYLELRKQRYHCRECNSYFTAKSEIVGDNCFISKRVKRMVLDFATNALTLKHIAETCNVSDHTVQRVINGAGKDLKPSIFDALPEHIAFDEFKGVKHAEGNMSFVFIDNTDSRIVDVLGDRRKFKLRDYFFAYPLKTRQKVQTVTMDMYMPYMEVVREVFPNAKIIIDRFHLVQALNRELNKLRIEVMNAFRIPDHRLYNKYKRYWRLFLMPRESLSSWDYQSFKLFDWLTNTGGILDYLLDKNPLLKDTYNLIHNLRESLQENDSEAFKAQLAQSKLVNLPSGLRRVLRTFIKLQRYIGHTFKYKHLTNGRIEGLNNKIKVLKRIAYGYRNFQNFRTRILMTNKLYLNEIPVVQAA